In Xanthomonas fragariae, the genomic window CGTTTGCTGGAGGTGGCACGCAAGAAGCTGGTGTTACTGGCCAAGCGGCACGGCATCGGATTGCGGCAGAGCTACGCGCGGCAAGGCCCGGCCCTGAGCCGCAAGGCAGGTCGGTATGCGCATGCGCGCCAGTTCAAGCGGATGCAGCGCGTCCTGCGACGTCAACGCACGGTATTGGGGCGGGTGTTGCGCGACATCCAACGCAAACTCGATCAGGTAAACACCGGCGTGCGCGAGCGCATCGCTATCTGGCTGGAACGTGCGCAACGGCTGTACACGCAGCGTCCGAAGGACAAACAAAAACTCTACGCATTGCATGCCCCGGAAGTGGAATGCATCGGCAAGGGCAAGGCGCGTCAAGCGTACGAATTCGGCGTCAAGGTCGGCATTGCGGTCACCGCCTGCAAGGGATTGGTCGTGGGTGCGCGCAGCTTCCCGGGCAACCCGTACGACGGCGATACCTTGGCCGAGCAGCTGGAGCAGACACGCGGGTTGCTGCAGGATGTGAGCGTAGAACCGACGGTGGCGATCGTGGACCTGGGCGATCGCGGGCGCGAAGTCGATGGCGTGCAGGTCCCTGCATCGCGGCAAGGCCAAGACGCTGACGCGACGGCAATGGCGCTGGATCAAGCGACGGCAGGCAGTGGAGCCGGTGATCGGACATCTGAAAGACGACTGCCGGTTGCGTCGCTGCAGGCTGAAAGGTGCCCAAGGCGATGCGCTGCACGTGCTCGGCTGCGCCGCCGGCTACAACCTGCGTTGGCTGCTGCGCTGGATCGCGTTTTTGCGTGCCTGGATGCGGGCGATGGGATGGTCATCCTTGAGTGCCGTGCAGCTGTCACCGACGGCACTTGGCGCTTGAAGGGGATTTTTCAGGGACGACTATCCAACTTGAGCAATTGCTCGACCGGCAGCGCACACAGTTGCATCCGCCGCGTTGCGGGATCATCGATGTCTGCACGTTTGGCGATGCTGACACTCAGCGCACGGTTGCCTTCCAGGCTGCGTGCCGGCAGCCCGAAGTAGGTAGTGCCGCTCTGCTCGATCGCTGCGGAAAACAGGCCGCGCGCGAACGGGCCGAGCATCAACAAATCCAAGTCCTGAGCACCGGCCGATTGCCCGGCAATAGTGACTCGCGCAGGATCGCCACCAACCTGCCCGATGTTGTCGCGCCACCATTGCAGTGCAGCGATTTGATCGAGCAAGGTGTAATTCCCGAGCGTCCTGGGTGGTAAGCGATGAGTTCTGGCAGCGGGTGGAACCGCTGATTCCTGCGCGTGCAGTGGCTGACAGGGTCTACCGGTGCAGACCGATCTGCGAGGCCGTCTCGACTGGTGTTGGAGGCCATCGTCTATGTGCTGCGCACCAGCTGCCACTGGAAGGTGGCTGTCTAAGGAACGCTTCGGCAGCGCAAGCGCCATCCATAAGCGCTTGCTGGAATGGGAAGCTGCGGGCTTCTTTGAGGTGCTGTGGAAAGCGGGCCTGGCCGAGTACGACCAGATGCGGGGCATTGCTTGGCGCTGGCAGAGCGTGGACGGCGCGATGATGAAGGCGTCGCTGGCACAGCAGGCCGCGGGGCCCAACCCAACGGATCGTGGAAAAAAGCAGCAAGCGCCACCTGCTGGTGGACGGCCGTGGCGTTCCGTTGTCGATCGTCGTGACCGGGGCCAACGCCCCTGACTGCAAGCGGCTTGATGAGGTGCTCAACGCCATTGTCGTCAAGCGCAAGAACCCGCAACACCGGCGAAGCCAACACGCGGGCTATCGTGGCGCGGCACACCTTCGCACCATCTAGGACCGCGGTTACATCCCTCATGTTGTTGACCGGCGCAAGGCAGCCGACACCAAACGGCGCGATTCGAAAAACAAGGCCAGGCGCTGGGTGGTCGAGGTATCTCATAGTCGGTCGTCCCTGAAAAACCCCCTTCAAATACCAATCTCCAGCAGTGATCGGTGCACGGCGCTCAAGGATGGCCATCCCATTGCCCGGATCCAGGCACGCAAAAACGCGATCCAGCGCATCAGCCAACGCAAGTTGTAGCCGGAGCACGTGCAGCGCATCGCCTTGGGCGCTGTTGCGCCTGCAACGACGCAACCGGCAGTGGTCTTTCAAATGTCCGATCGCCGGTTCCACTGCCTAACGCCGTTTGATCCAGCGCCATTGCCGTCGCGTCAGGGTCTTGGCCTCTTCCGGCGTATGCAATGCGTCGAGTTGTCGTTTGTCTTTGGGACGTTGCGCAAGCACCTGTTGTGCGCGTTGCAACCGCACAGCGATGCGCTCGCGCACGTCGATGTCTACCTGATCGAGCTTGTGTTCGATGTCGCGCACGACTCGTCCCTGCACTGTGCGTTCAAGCGCGCCGTTAGTGTTGGCCTGCCCCGCCAGCAGCCGCAGTGGCCGGCAAGCGCGGCAAAAGCGCCTGTTCCAACGCGGCCCACGGCATCCGTCGGCTCAATTGCGCCAACGGATGACGCAGGTCGATCTGGTTCTGCAGCCGCGAACGGAACAACTCGTCGGCGCAGATGCGCTCAGCAGCAGCACGGCGTGTACGCATGGGCGGCAACGGCCAGAAACCAGACCTCAGCGTTGCGAAAACCGGCAGTTCTGGCACACCTGTGCGGCCTATAAAGCGTTGCGGTGATTGGGTATTGAGGGTTTTTTAGGGATGACCAATTACGCCGTCGGCGACAGCAGAAGGATCGGGACCAACTAGTTGTACGGCAGTGGTTTGCGCACCGATACCGACCACTGTGCCCAACGGAGGCGAGTTGCCCTCGTACTTCCAGTTGAACCTGAGCGCCGAGGACTACTCCGGGCTCGGCACGCACCCGCTGCATGCGCAACTGGCAGTCCTCAACGTGCTCGATTGCAGCCTACCCAGCTGCGCGATGGCGGTGGCATCGGCGTATTCGCGCCGCAATGGGCACCAGACTGTGGCGCCACATCAGCCTGCAGCAGGACTTCTGATGGAGGCTGGAGGAACAGCAGGATGGACTTGGTCATCCGGTCCCTCCTACTGCTGGATTCATTGCGCAGTTTCGTACCGCTTCCGTCTACGCGACGGAAGCCTTTCACCGACTCAGTGATGCACCGAACTACGCCGTGCCTTGAACCCGGCGTACAGCGCCCACAGCGCCAGCGCCACAAACCACACCATGCTCCACATCGGCATACTCAGGCCCAAGAAGCGCCAGTCGATATTGCCGCAGTCACCGGTGCCGGTCAGCACAGTGCGGAACACTTCGAACGGCCCCATCGTCTCGCCCAAAAAGCTCAGCGGCGGCCCGCACGAAGACATCATGTCCTTGGGCCGGATCTGCACCCAGACATGCCGTGCAGCGATGCCCACGCCCACGACAGCAGCAATGAAGCTCAGCACGCTATAGACCTTCCGCGTGCTTGCGGCTCGCGGTCCATGCAATGCGCCCAACAGGAAAAATACTGCCAGCGCCGCAAACGCGATCCGCTGGAAAATGCACAACGGACACGGCTCAAGTCCAAGATGCAATTGCACATAGATCGCATAGGCCAGCAGTCCAGCGCATGCAAGAAAGCCCGACAAAAACCGCGCGCGAAAACCCCAACGGAATGGATTCATCGTTACCGCTTGCCTAGGACCAAGCAACCAATTATCAGCCATCTGCGCTGCCATGACCATGGATGCTCGGGGCTGCCGGGGCGCATGCCGCTAAGCGCCCTTGGCACGTCTGACGCAGCGGCCTTTACCGCGTCTCTTGTTTTGCTGCAGCATCCAGCAACAACAGCACGACACAACAGAAATCATACGTCCACTCGCCCTACTGCCATATCGCATTGGTTGAACGACTTCTTCGATATACACGCCTCGACCATCCACCCACATTCGACACTGCCAATAAAAAAACCCGGCGCGAGCCGGGCTTTTTCGAGAATCTGTACGAAGAGCGAACCGATTACTCGGCCACTTCCTCGGCGAAGACCGGACGGTCGACCAGCTCG contains:
- a CDS encoding disulfide bond formation protein B → MNPFRWGFRARFLSGFLACAGLLAYAIYVQLHLGLEPCPLCIFQRIAFAALAVFFLLGALHGPRAASTRKVYSVLSFIAAVVGVGIAARHVWVQIRPKDMMSSCGPPLSFLGETMGPFEVFRTVLTGTGDCGNIDWRFLGLSMPMWSMVWFVALALWALYAGFKARRSSVHH